The genomic stretch GTCGTGCCAGCGCGAACGATTGTTACCCCCAACGTGTTTCATTAACACCGCGATGCTATTGGGGTTTTGCCCAAACGTGGTGAAAAAGTCATCATCGGAGACTTGAGCCGCCGCGCGTTCACAGTTTTTTTTATATTGGCGGTAAAGGAGTTTTATTTCCTCAAGCCAGTCGTTTCCATCCATATCAGTTTAAAAAATGTAGACCAGAAATTGTTAAAGGAAATTTAAAAAATCAGGAATTAAAAAGGTATTGGTTTAAGACTTCTTTTCTTTTATCAAATTTATCTCTGTGCCGTCTTTGTGAAAATGATATTGGACGTCATCCATTAAAGAAGATACAATGAAAAGACCCCGGCCACTCTCCTTTAACAGGTTTTCCGGGGCTAAGGGGTCGCTGACTTTATCGGGATTAAATCCTTTCCCTTCATCTTTAATACTGACGACCAATCTCGTCTTTTCAAATTCAAAATTGATGTGCACCTTTTTATTTTTATCCTGCTTGTTTCCGTGGAGGATGGCATTGTTGACGGCCTCGGTAACCGCTATGGCCAAACTATCTTTTTCCTCTTCACTGAACTTCATTTTATCTGCAGCCTTTTCAGCCATTTTCTCAACTTTGGTAATCTCGTCAAGAACGCTCGGTATCGACATTTGGAAATTTTCAGCTTTTTTTCCGGCCACAGATTTCCTTCCTTTAAAGGAACCAGTTTAGATCAAGATTCAAATTGTTTATCTGTACCCTACTTTTTCCAGACGAATGCACCACAGCAATGTTTCCTAAAAACAGCAACTCTAATGCTGGACTCGGTCGAAATGTTACCACCAAAACGGGCCCAAAGTTTGTATGCTTGCTTCGAACGCTTTTTTCCAGCTTTCTTTCAGATGTCAATCTATGATTCCAACTTACCCGATGAAAGAGATTTAGTCCCGAGGACAAATAAAGATTTGCGCCAATTTTCTGTTTGAAACGAGCGTTAATTTCTTGTTCCCACCAGGACGAAGCCAAGCTCTGCCGCCAGCCGTTTATAAAGAACCGGCCCTGTTCACGCAGCTCCAGGTTCACTCCTAATTCAAAAGTGGTTTTTGGTGTTAAAGCAAAATGACTTCTGTTGGAAATAATGAACCACCGAATTACATTATCTTGAAGGCTGGTTGCGGCATTCTTGAAATCGAAGGTTTGGTATCTCGCGCGTACCGTAACCGTTTGACGAATCGATAAGTTTTTGTTGGGTTGATAGATAATCTCCGGTGTCAATTGAATGAACCGTTCCCAATTGTTGCCGGCGCTGAACTTCCGCGAAATAAAAACAAAATGATTTAAAAATGCGCTGACCCGCCAAACTAGTCGCAAATCCTCGCTAAACTGATGGGAGTGTGTAAAAGTAAACTGCCATTTAATCTGGTCGTGATCATTCGGAATTGTGGTATCTGAAGTCGTATACTGAAACTTGGTAACGGAGGCGGAGATTCCCAGCGAGTCGTTGCCGTCAATTCTGAAGCCGTTGCGCAGGCCTAAGCCCGTCAGGATTTCTTCATTATCAAATCCGACTGATGAATGACGGCCAAATGGGTCGGGAGTCGTATCTTGAGGCCGTCGATCTTCGCGAGACCGAAACCGGTAATTCCAGGTGACGTCCGTGAACCAGTTCGACTTCTGGATGTTCAACTTCGCTGAGTTTTCAAACTTGAATCCTGAGTCATCTTTACGCAAATCGGTAGTTTCCTCTTTTAGATTGTTGACTCTAAATGTCGTGGCGAAAACCGAATTTTTTAAAAAGAATAAAGTATTCGAACCGACTTTGTAGCTCAATCTGTTTTCAAAACCTCGATTGGATTGAGTCAAATTTCTAACGAAGACTTCAACGGTATTTCTATCGAACG from candidate division KSB1 bacterium encodes the following:
- a CDS encoding DUF1572 family protein; its protein translation is MDGNDWLEEIKLLYRQYKKNCERAAAQVSDDDFFTTFGQNPNSIAVLMKHVGGNNRSRWHD
- a CDS encoding ATP-binding protein: MAGKKAENFQMSIPSVLDEITKVEKMAEKAADKMKFSEEEKDSLAIAVTEAVNNAILHGNKQDKNKKVHINFEFEKTRLVVSIKDEGKGFNPDKVSDPLAPENLLKESGRGLFIVSSLMDDVQYHFHKDGTEINLIKEKKS